Within Massilia endophytica, the genomic segment TCACCTGCTGCCCAATGCCGTCCCACACGGTTTCCGTCCCGCGCAGCAGCGTCAGGTGCTCCAGCATTTCGCCGAGCTTTCCTCCCTCTCCGCCTGGACCGACGGCTTTGCCGCCGACCAGCGCCGGGAGGGATTCACGGAGAATCGTTCGGCGTGTCTCAGCCTTCTCCCACTGCGAGGCCAGCTCCTTCCCTACCCAAGCCGTGAAAGAGCTCTTCTTCATGCGCTGCTTGCGCAGCCCGTCCCATACATCGGTGGTGGGATAGATTAATGCGAAATGCGAGAGCAGAACCTCCAACGTAGGCACCCGCAAACTGACCAGCTCGTCCTCTGGCAGGGGAGAGGTTGGTTCCCCTGCAGCAGCCGACGGAGGCGATTCGCAAGACCTCTCCCCCTCTTCCTGTGCGGCCAGGGTGCCCCACGGGCTATCGGCCGCAGCGTGCGCCTCCTCCAGGGCAGAAGCGATCTGTGCGCACGCCGCCTCCGGCGACTCGTTCACCCACAGGTCATTGAAATCCGACCATTTGTTCTCGCCGCGCTGCTCAAATTTTGGCACGCAGACCATGGACCGCCCGACGGCTGCGGCTGCCGCACGCGCCTTCGATAGCCCAGCGTTCTCAAACTTCAGGATGCGCACGCGGCGGCCTGCCCGGATGTCGCATTCAATGTACGGTGTGTTGGTCGAGTCCTTGCGCCAGGTGGCACGCACCGTTACCGACTCGCCTTTCCCATTGAGGCACACGTGATCAGCGCCATCGATAGGCGGCGCCGTTTCGACATCAAAGTCCTCGGACAGATCGCGCTGGTAGCGTTGTACGAGCTGCCAGTCGTCGTCCGCGAAGAACAGCAGCAGGGCATCAGGAAAATCCTCGCGCAGCTGGCGCGCAACGGCCAGCAGATTGCCCGCATTGAATGCCACCATCAGCGGCACCCGGCAGTCGGAAGCGCGGCGCACTGTCTGAGCGGTAGCGTATCCCTCCCCAATTCCGATGACGCGGGTTTCACCGCGCACGATGGTGCCGATCAGGCATGCAACCCCTGACATGTCGGCACCGGCATTGAAGCGCTTCTCGCCATCTGGCGCGATTTTCTGTACGCACGCCAGCTCTGCGCGCTGCCCAGTACGGTAGCGGCGAGCAGGCACCAGCAGTGTGCCATCGAGGGCCACACGCGCACCCTCGCCATCGATCTGCTTGCGCTGCAGATATGGAACCGCTGCAGGGTCAGTTACCGCTCCAGCACGCTTCCACTCTTGCGCCGCACGGTTGGCTGCGAAGCGAGCGGCATTTTCGCGGCGCCGCTCTTCCTCCTGCTCAATCTCGGCCTGGCGGCGCGCTGCCTCAGCGCGCTCTTCGTCGGTAGCCCCCTCCCAATCGACCTTCACGGAAACGGTGTTTGGGTTCTGTCCCTGCCACAGTCCATATGCCCCTGTAACCACCGTTCGGCCGGAACGTAGCGTGAATTCGCGTAGGCGGTACCACGCTTTCTTGCCCTTGCCGAACTTGTTGATCTTACCGTTCAGGCGAGGGTGCCCGGGCGGCATGGGTGGCAGATCTACTGCCATTTGCGCGATCACGCTGGCCAGGTCAGCCATACGCAACTCCGCACAAGGGCATGCTAGCGAAA encodes:
- a CDS encoding DUF5906 domain-containing protein, encoding MADLASVIAQMAVDLPPMPPGHPRLNGKINKFGKGKKAWYRLREFTLRSGRTVVTGAYGLWQGQNPNTVSVKVDWEGATDEERAEAARRQAEIEQEEERRRENAARFAANRAAQEWKRAGAVTDPAAVPYLQRKQIDGEGARVALDGTLLVPARRYRTGQRAELACVQKIAPDGEKRFNAGADMSGVACLIGTIVRGETRVIGIGEGYATAQTVRRASDCRVPLMVAFNAGNLLAVARQLREDFPDALLLFFADDDWQLVQRYQRDLSEDFDVETAPPIDGADHVCLNGKGESVTVRATWRKDSTNTPYIECDIRAGRRVRILKFENAGLSKARAAAAAVGRSMVCVPKFEQRGENKWSDFNDLWVNESPEAACAQIASALEEAHAAADSPWGTLAAQEEGERSCESPPSAAAGEPTSPLPEDELVSLRVPTLEVLLSHFALIYPTTDVWDGLRKQRMKKSSFTAWVGKELASQWEKAETRRTILRESLPALVGGKAVGPGGEGGKLGEMLEHLTLLRGTETVWDGIGQQVMSLGAVRADYTADLTARWQEHSLRKTVEAKNLVFDPTQRADPVTHVNIFLGWPLTPKRNDELVKPILALLSSLCNAEDRIDECVVWILRWLAYPLQHPGAKMQTALLMFGEKQGTGKSLFFQDIIAPIYGDYGTVASQHQLDSTFTAWRSRKLFVLFEEVLSRDDKYSHNGTLKYMITGKQMSINQKNLPERTETNHMNAAFLSNEPQPIPIELEDRRMMVIEARAKQDEAFYKSVTDAIAAGAIEAFYYYLLTFPLEGFNEHTKPPMTLAKERVIEFGLSGWMSFHRAWKDGYLDAPYCSCLSEDLFNIYRRWCDKSGEKPLTLCKFAGLIASREHKAKKKVSVGNKQAKSRMMFIIGDKDDKKSLENDLEHFRKEADVRADGALG